One bacterium genomic window, AGGGCACTCTACAGGCGATCTTCGAGTTCCAGTCCATGATCTGTCAGCTGACGGGCCTCGATGTAGCCAACGCGTCGCTCTACGACGGCGCCAGCTCGATCGGCGAGGCCGCCCTGATGGCAATGCGCGCCACGCGGCGCCGAAAGATCTGTGTCAGCGCCGGCCTCCACCCGCACTGGCTCCAGGTGCTGCGTACTTACGTGGAAGGCATCGGCACAGAAATCGAAATCCTGCCGCTGGGCGATGACGGTCGGACGCAGGCCTGCGCGCCGGATGAGCAGGTAGCTGCCGTGATCCTTCAGTCGCCGAATTTTCGCGGTTGCATCGAAGATGTGGCTGCGTTCTCGCTGGCCGCCCACGACAGCGGCGCGCTCATGGTGTTGGGTACTTCGGAAGCGCTCTCGCTCGCGCTACTGAAATCGCCCGGCGAACTCGGCGTGGATATCGCCTGCGGCGAAGCCCAGAGCTTTGGCGTCCCGCTCTCCTTTGGCGGACCGTACGTCGGCTATATGGCGAGCGTGAAGAAGCTGGTGAGACAACTCCCGGGACGATTGATCGGCCAGACCGTCGATGCCGAAGGGCATCGCGCCTTCGTCCTGACCTTGACCACACGCGAACAGCACATCCGGCGCGAGAAGGCGACCAGCAACATCTGCACGAACCAGGGCCTGATGATGCTGCGCGCGACCATCTTCCTGGCATTGCTCGGCAAGCGGGGACTGCGCCGGATGGCGGAAATGAATCTCTCGCTGTCCAGCTACGCGCGCAGCCGATTCGAAGCCGCGGGTCTTCACCTCATTCACTCCGCACCCACTTTCAACGAGTTCGTCGTCGAGGTTCCCGGACTCGAACAGAAGCTGGAGCGTTGTCGGGAACAGGCGATCCAACCGGGCACGCCACTCGGGGATTTCGAAACGGGCGCAGCCGATCATCTACTGGTATGCGTAACAGAAATGAACTCGCGCGAAGAAATCGATCGCCTGGTTCGAGAGCTGGCGGCATGAGCACTCCCGGACGCAGTGGTCTGGTTTTCGAAGAGCCCCTGCTCTTCGAGCGCTCGCGCCCGGGGCGCAAGGGTGTTTCCCTGGATGATGCTGGCGTACCCGCCATCGATCCGATCGAGGCGCTGGGTGCAGATCTGGTACGTGAGGAAATCCCGAACTTCCCCGAACTGTCCGAGTTCGACGTAGTTCGACACTTCACGCGCATCTCGCAGTGGAACTACGGCATCGATACCGGCTTCTTTCCGCTCGGTTCCTGCACGATGAAGTACAACCCCAAAGTAAACGAAGCGATGGCCGACCTGCCGGGCATCTGCGATGTGCACCCGATGGCACCGGACGCCGATGTTCAGGGCTTCCTGGCTCTGGCGCACGAACTCGAAAATGCCCTCGCCGAAAT contains:
- a CDS encoding aminomethyl-transferring glycine dehydrogenase subunit GcvPA — its product is MSYTPHTEDEIREMLARIGVSSTAELFANIPGSLRSRAELKLAPALDERALLRHMRGAAAQNRTVNNETSFLGAGAYHHFIPAAVGALAGRGEFTTAYTPYQAEISQGTLQAIFEFQSMICQLTGLDVANASLYDGASSIGEAALMAMRATRRRKICVSAGLHPHWLQVLRTYVEGIGTEIEILPLGDDGRTQACAPDEQVAAVILQSPNFRGCIEDVAAFSLAAHDSGALMVLGTSEALSLALLKSPGELGVDIACGEAQSFGVPLSFGGPYVGYMASVKKLVRQLPGRLIGQTVDAEGHRAFVLTLTTREQHIRREKATSNICTNQGLMMLRATIFLALLGKRGLRRMAEMNLSLSSYARSRFEAAGLHLIHSAPTFNEFVVEVPGLEQKLERCREQAIQPGTPLGDFETGAADHLLVCVTEMNSREEIDRLVRELAA